One Luteibacter aegosomaticola genomic window carries:
- a CDS encoding HlyD family efflux transporter periplasmic adaptor subunit: MKAGHGAGWVATLIAVVLAVALFGLVVGRLAARPRTHVASLYAESTAVAPEVTGRLSTLFVRENQRVHAGEPLAQIDPEPFDLRVRQARAQVAALEAQLGVGTREVRAQGSGADAAATNITRARTQLQLADETVRRLAPLVGPGFVTRQKLDEAEANRRSAAAALDAAIKQSDQARTGIGDTLSLEAQLDGARSSLQLAERDLRLTTLRAPFDGIVTGLALAEGTFASAGHPLFTLIDSRHWYAIADFRETDLPRIAPGDEASVWVIGDTTHALPGHVISLGHGVHGEANDGPGLPSVERSLKWVVIAQRYPVRIELDHPPAELMRVGATVTVVVRRQGGH; encoded by the coding sequence ATGAAGGCAGGACACGGCGCCGGTTGGGTCGCTACACTCATCGCCGTCGTTCTGGCGGTAGCGCTCTTTGGCCTCGTTGTCGGCCGGCTCGCGGCGCGGCCACGCACGCACGTCGCCTCGCTCTATGCCGAGAGCACCGCGGTCGCCCCAGAGGTCACGGGGCGGCTGTCTACGCTCTTTGTCCGCGAAAACCAACGCGTCCATGCGGGGGAGCCCCTTGCGCAGATCGACCCTGAACCCTTCGATCTCCGCGTGCGCCAGGCGCGCGCGCAGGTTGCTGCGCTCGAGGCGCAACTGGGCGTCGGCACCCGCGAGGTCAGGGCCCAAGGGTCGGGGGCGGATGCGGCAGCCACGAACATCACGCGCGCGCGCACCCAACTCCAGCTCGCCGACGAGACGGTCCGACGCCTGGCACCGCTGGTGGGTCCAGGCTTTGTCACCCGCCAGAAGTTGGATGAAGCGGAGGCCAACCGGCGCTCCGCCGCGGCCGCGCTCGACGCAGCCATCAAACAATCCGACCAGGCGCGCACGGGCATTGGCGACACGCTAAGCCTGGAGGCCCAGCTCGATGGTGCACGTTCCTCCCTGCAGCTGGCCGAACGCGACCTACGGCTGACCACCCTCCGCGCGCCGTTCGACGGCATCGTCACCGGCCTGGCCCTCGCCGAGGGTACGTTCGCCTCCGCCGGCCACCCACTCTTCACGCTGATCGATTCGCGCCATTGGTACGCGATCGCCGACTTCCGCGAAACCGACCTGCCCCGCATCGCACCCGGCGACGAGGCTTCGGTGTGGGTCATCGGCGATACGACCCACGCGCTGCCGGGTCATGTCATCAGCCTGGGCCATGGCGTGCACGGGGAAGCCAACGATGGTCCGGGGCTGCCCTCGGTCGAGCGCTCCCTGAAATGGGTGGTCATCGCCCAGCGCTATCCGGTCCGAATCGAACTGGACCACCCACCCGCCGAGCTCATGCGCGTGGGGGCCACGGTCACCGTTGTCGTTCGGAGGCAAGGTGGCCACTGA
- a CDS encoding PucR family transcriptional regulator: MTFMTTPRLHGHLVALGQQLARDPSHIVARLNERLEATEPGYAALPAHVKQDVREFMHFSAHVWFRTVLDGLPPTDSDWATVDACARRRVHQGVSLGAVLHACRLGSRELWVELLNTADQPSERNALLDAFSVYLLDYFDDLAQRIASAFLDEQFQRARWRDALRHQLLNVILSFPDDELAFRHAATALGLEAAAPYACLALDMMLPDTPPSHLEGELDRLLLAVSRAVALPADAMVRALYRDRLVIWMPALRGDSVLAADKSMRQRALLLQKALPGIRRIGIGLANAGPHGWAESLAEACRALQGAASTEVPQMVFSYADIVLNESVMRSPAALRYLDAVVERLSHDPDLLLTLSTFLHEGQHRKRTSQQLDIHPNTLNYRLARIEEILGASLSDAAWLARLQVALSLRQASDPTARWNPAPPGD; encoded by the coding sequence ATGACCTTCATGACCACTCCGCGACTGCACGGCCACCTCGTTGCCCTGGGACAGCAGCTCGCCCGGGACCCATCGCACATCGTCGCCCGGCTCAATGAACGGCTTGAGGCGACCGAGCCGGGCTATGCTGCGCTACCCGCACACGTCAAGCAGGATGTGCGCGAATTCATGCATTTCTCGGCCCACGTCTGGTTTCGAACCGTCCTCGACGGATTGCCTCCGACCGACTCGGACTGGGCCACGGTTGACGCTTGCGCGAGGCGGCGTGTTCACCAGGGCGTGAGCCTCGGGGCGGTCCTTCATGCCTGCAGGCTCGGGTCCCGCGAGCTTTGGGTCGAATTGCTCAACACGGCCGACCAGCCGTCAGAGCGCAATGCACTGCTGGACGCCTTTTCCGTCTATCTGCTCGATTATTTCGACGACCTCGCCCAACGCATTGCATCAGCCTTTCTCGACGAGCAGTTCCAGCGTGCACGATGGCGGGACGCGTTGCGCCATCAGTTGCTCAACGTCATCCTGAGCTTTCCTGATGATGAGTTGGCGTTCCGGCACGCAGCCACGGCCCTGGGGCTCGAGGCGGCTGCGCCCTACGCCTGTCTTGCACTCGACATGATGCTCCCCGACACCCCTCCATCGCATCTTGAAGGGGAGCTCGACAGACTCCTGCTTGCGGTGTCGCGGGCAGTGGCGCTGCCGGCCGATGCCATGGTGCGCGCCCTGTATCGGGACCGGCTCGTGATCTGGATGCCTGCGCTGCGTGGCGATTCGGTCCTTGCCGCAGACAAGTCCATGCGCCAGCGCGCGCTCCTGCTGCAAAAAGCGCTCCCCGGCATCCGGCGTATCGGCATCGGCCTTGCAAACGCCGGTCCCCACGGGTGGGCGGAGAGCCTCGCGGAAGCATGCCGCGCACTGCAGGGTGCCGCGTCCACTGAAGTGCCTCAGATGGTCTTTTCGTATGCAGACATCGTCCTCAACGAAAGTGTGATGCGGTCCCCGGCGGCGCTCCGGTATCTCGACGCGGTGGTCGAGCGGCTGTCGCACGACCCAGACCTTTTGCTGACCCTGTCGACGTTCCTTCACGAGGGGCAGCATCGTAAGCGAACGTCACAGCAACTGGATATCCATCCGAACACCCTGAACTACAGGCTCGCCCGCATCGAGGAAATCCTCGGCGCGTCGCTTTCGGACGCGGCGTGGCTAGCCCGGCTGCAGGTCGCCCTTTCGCTGCGCCAGGCGAGCGATCCCACCGCGCGGTGGAACCCGGCCCCGCCGGGAGATTGA
- a CDS encoding YtcA family lipoprotein encodes MTFSPTISVFGSFFPTWLLLVLLGIIFAVAVRLVCTLTSWHEALPVPVLFYAACAAIFVFSAYLACLA; translated from the coding sequence ATGACGTTTTCTCCCACGATTTCGGTTTTTGGCTCCTTCTTTCCCACCTGGCTACTGCTTGTGCTTCTGGGCATCATCTTTGCCGTGGCAGTGCGTCTGGTTTGTACATTGACATCGTGGCATGAGGCCCTGCCCGTCCCCGTCCTTTTCTACGCCGCGTGTGCGGCTATTTTCGTCTTCAGCGCGTACCTCGCATGCCTCGCATGA